A window from Roseburia sp. 499 encodes these proteins:
- a CDS encoding carbohydrate ABC transporter permease, with protein sequence MARIKNARIIRWLKGKCGRVLLVILALLVWLPVLILLICSFYGEQEIIDCFGGVLLSNGNTAKLHALPSYPTLKGYVELLLDSLGFFVMFWNSCKQVFPILIGQVLIGVPAAWAFAHFVFPGKKILFHLYMLLMILPFQVTMVSSYLVLNKMNLLDTHGAIILPGIFATFSVFIITKTFREIPKPLLEAAAIDGAGEFRIFRYVAVPMARPGILSAIILSFLEYWNAIEQPMTFLETKSKWPLSLYLPNITVDKMGVSFCASVIMMLPAVLLFLWGQSYLEQGIAASGLKE encoded by the coding sequence ATGGCTAGAATAAAAAATGCAAGAATCATCAGATGGCTGAAAGGGAAGTGTGGAAGAGTATTACTAGTGATATTGGCACTATTGGTATGGCTTCCTGTACTGATACTGCTTATCTGTTCTTTTTATGGAGAGCAGGAAATCATAGATTGTTTTGGTGGAGTACTTCTTTCGAATGGAAATACGGCAAAACTCCATGCGTTACCTTCTTATCCGACATTAAAAGGGTATGTAGAATTATTGTTGGATTCTCTTGGGTTCTTTGTGATGTTCTGGAATTCTTGTAAGCAGGTTTTTCCTATACTGATAGGGCAAGTATTGATTGGTGTCCCGGCAGCATGGGCATTTGCACATTTTGTCTTTCCTGGGAAAAAAATATTATTTCATTTATATATGTTACTTATGATTCTTCCCTTTCAGGTTACCATGGTATCTAGTTATTTGGTATTAAACAAAATGAACTTATTAGATACCCACGGAGCGATTATATTGCCTGGAATTTTTGCTACTTTTTCTGTGTTTATTATTACAAAGACTTTTCGAGAAATTCCCAAGCCGCTTTTGGAAGCAGCAGCAATAGACGGGGCAGGAGAGTTTCGCATTTTCAGATATGTGGCAGTTCCGATGGCGAGACCGGGGATTTTGTCAGCGATAATCTTGAGTTTTTTGGAGTATTGGAATGCGATAGAACAACCAATGACATTTTTAGAGACAAAGTCTAAGTGGCCATTATCTTTATATTTGCCCAATATTACAGTGGATAAAATGGGTGTGTCCTTTTGTGCATCAGTAATTATGATGCTTCCGGCAGTGTTACTGTTTTTGTGGGGACAGAGTTATTTGGAACAGGGAATTGCGGCATCCGGGTTAAAAGAGTAA
- a CDS encoding carbohydrate ABC transporter permease, with the protein MKAIRNWMQPFRQSKQKWIPTVRNKKVPKWVLGLLFLAPSLLGVAVFVLVPFADVVRRSFLDAMGKEFAGISNYESVFQNEAFQLAAGNTIKFILICIPLLLLVSLVCALLINGLKGYQEFFKTTFLFPMAIPVASVVLLWRLFLDRNGFFNEGVRLFGLSPVDWMNSEKAFGVLVFTYLWKNVGYDMILWLAGLAAIPKERYEAASVDGAGRWQTFRYVTLPGLRSSVFVIGILSLVNCFKVFREAYLIAGDYPHESIYMMQHLFNNWFVSLDIQKMTAASVVMAIVMLVIMSLVWYRNERSQE; encoded by the coding sequence ATGAAGGCAATCAGGAATTGGATGCAACCGTTCAGGCAATCAAAGCAAAAGTGGATACCTACCGTTCGGAATAAAAAAGTACCAAAGTGGGTGCTGGGACTATTGTTCCTGGCACCCAGCCTTCTGGGAGTAGCCGTCTTTGTTTTGGTTCCATTTGCGGATGTGGTAAGACGTTCTTTTCTGGATGCTATGGGAAAGGAATTTGCAGGAATCAGTAATTATGAAAGTGTTTTCCAAAATGAGGCATTTCAACTGGCAGCAGGAAACACGATAAAATTTATTTTAATTTGTATTCCATTGTTGTTATTGGTTTCTCTTGTATGCGCATTGTTGATTAATGGGTTGAAAGGGTATCAGGAGTTTTTTAAGACTACGTTTTTATTTCCGATGGCAATTCCGGTGGCATCCGTGGTGTTGTTGTGGCGGTTGTTTCTGGACCGGAATGGTTTCTTTAACGAAGGAGTAAGGCTATTTGGCTTGTCACCGGTGGATTGGATGAACAGTGAAAAGGCATTTGGCGTTCTGGTATTTACCTATCTGTGGAAAAATGTAGGATATGATATGATTCTGTGGCTTGCGGGACTTGCAGCCATTCCAAAAGAAAGATATGAAGCGGCAAGTGTAGATGGAGCAGGAAGATGGCAGACCTTTCGTTATGTGACATTGCCGGGGCTTCGTTCCTCAGTATTCGTTATTGGAATTTTATCGCTGGTAAACTGCTTTAAGGTTTTCCGGGAAGCGTATTTGATTGCCGGTGACTATCCGCATGAAAGTATCTATATGATGCAGCACTTGTTTAATAACTGGTTTGTTAGTCTGGATATACAAAAAATGACAGCAGCATCGGTAGTGATGGCAATTGTGATGCTAGTGATTATGTCCCTGGTGTGGTATCGAAATGAAAGGAGTCAGGAATGA
- a CDS encoding ABC transporter substrate-binding protein translates to MRLKRITALMLSLGMVTGLLSGCGDKDKGGSDYNGNGATGKYVEEEVKLPTEPGDELSDLVKNEKGELEVYAVNESGENVKYVSSDAKEWKKEDASWLNQISDGYVVSLAAGADGNNYAVVADGEEKMHLLKQTGEGTAEEINIPVLNESKGDDLNAEYYTFGTGLYVMENGNIVLTGTEGATVYNPNDGEALHTFEYEKNATDAENPVSVSGNKIAIPSLDNKGFTVWDVDKQKELASTEYGADVRNGKIVLAENNEIYYLNAAGIHHMNPEGTLVETLVEGENMTMGMPNARVWGFVKGEEDDFYALYSAGQSMELKHYYYDENAKTKQEKKLSIYSLDENDTIRQAISVFQQQHPEVEVSYKTGEADASTTRADKIRVLNTELLNKSGADVLVLDDLPVASFIEKGVLKDISNVINPLIDDGTLQKNVAECYREKGDKIYGMPVKYGVPVLMGNQEVIDTLESLDTLENWLDTHEGQKIVSFSSYGSLTRFFVNMYYDELFDKDGKVNEEKLEQCISCAKRIGELDNAEIETSYIDEETGENLEDLSGFYISDWDVGNLMAVLEESQLATVEMRSVFDMMMPNAVIREKGYPLNLHKGTFVPHGVVGINSASENTELAEEFLKVLFSDEVQKCDLTDGFPINQNAAEKLKEKGRESLEAEKSADGTYSHIMVGDASEDGATYSFAMPLVSEIEDFVKKTNELIQPAQADSVLQDMIMEEAKAYYEGNQELDATVQAIKAKVDTYRSE, encoded by the coding sequence ATGAGATTAAAACGGATAACAGCACTTATGTTAAGTCTGGGCATGGTAACAGGGCTTCTTAGTGGGTGCGGTGATAAAGACAAAGGAGGTAGCGATTATAATGGAAATGGTGCTACCGGAAAATATGTAGAGGAAGAGGTGAAACTTCCAACAGAACCAGGAGATGAACTTTCTGACTTAGTTAAAAATGAGAAAGGTGAGTTGGAGGTATATGCCGTCAATGAAAGCGGAGAAAATGTTAAATATGTTTCATCTGATGCCAAAGAGTGGAAGAAAGAAGATGCTTCATGGTTGAATCAGATTTCTGATGGATATGTGGTTAGCCTTGCAGCAGGAGCAGATGGAAATAACTATGCTGTTGTAGCAGATGGAGAAGAAAAAATGCATCTGTTAAAACAAACAGGAGAGGGAACGGCAGAAGAAATAAACATACCGGTATTGAATGAATCAAAGGGTGACGATTTGAATGCAGAATATTATACGTTTGGAACCGGATTATATGTTATGGAAAATGGAAATATTGTTTTGACAGGGACAGAAGGGGCAACAGTATATAATCCGAATGATGGAGAAGCGTTACATACTTTTGAGTATGAAAAAAATGCTACGGATGCAGAAAATCCGGTTAGTGTTTCGGGAAATAAAATTGCAATTCCAAGTTTGGATAATAAAGGCTTTACAGTGTGGGATGTAGATAAGCAGAAAGAACTGGCATCTACCGAGTATGGGGCTGATGTGCGAAATGGTAAAATTGTTTTAGCGGAGAATAATGAAATTTATTACCTGAATGCAGCTGGCATTCATCATATGAATCCGGAAGGAACGTTGGTGGAGACTTTAGTAGAAGGCGAAAATATGACCATGGGAATGCCAAACGCCAGGGTATGGGGATTTGTAAAAGGAGAAGAGGATGATTTTTATGCATTGTATTCCGCAGGCCAGTCCATGGAGTTAAAACATTACTATTACGATGAAAATGCAAAGACAAAGCAAGAGAAAAAATTGAGTATCTATAGTTTGGATGAAAATGATACCATACGGCAGGCAATCAGTGTGTTCCAGCAGCAGCATCCGGAGGTTGAAGTATCTTATAAGACAGGTGAAGCAGATGCATCTACGACCAGAGCAGATAAGATTCGCGTGCTAAATACAGAATTGCTTAATAAGAGTGGTGCAGACGTATTAGTTTTAGATGACCTTCCGGTAGCATCGTTTATCGAAAAAGGGGTATTGAAAGATATTTCTAATGTAATTAATCCGTTGATTGACGACGGAACATTGCAAAAGAATGTAGCAGAGTGTTATCGTGAGAAAGGCGATAAAATCTATGGTATGCCGGTAAAATATGGTGTTCCGGTTCTTATGGGAAATCAGGAAGTAATAGATACGTTGGAAAGTCTGGATACGCTGGAAAATTGGCTAGATACCCATGAAGGACAAAAAATTGTATCATTTTCCAGTTATGGATCTTTGACCAGATTTTTTGTAAATATGTATTACGATGAGTTGTTTGATAAAGATGGAAAGGTAAATGAAGAGAAACTGGAACAGTGTATTTCTTGTGCGAAAAGAATCGGAGAATTGGATAATGCTGAAATTGAGACAAGTTATATAGATGAAGAAACAGGAGAAAATCTGGAAGACTTATCGGGATTCTATATTTCTGACTGGGATGTGGGAAATTTGATGGCAGTGTTAGAAGAATCACAGTTAGCTACTGTGGAAATGCGTTCTGTTTTTGACATGATGATGCCAAATGCAGTAATACGAGAAAAGGGTTATCCGTTAAACTTACATAAGGGGACCTTTGTACCTCATGGTGTCGTAGGAATTAATAGTGCATCTGAGAATACAGAACTGGCAGAAGAATTTTTAAAGGTATTGTTTTCTGATGAGGTGCAAAAGTGTGATTTGACAGATGGATTCCCTATAAATCAGAATGCAGCAGAAAAGTTGAAAGAAAAAGGAAGAGAGAGTTTAGAAGCGGAGAAGAGTGCGGATGGAACATATTCACATATCATGGTGGGTGATGCAAGTGAGGATGGAGCGACATATAGTTTCGCAATGCCATTAGTATCAGAGATTGAAGATTTTGTGAAGAAAACGAACGAATTAATACAACCGGCACAGGCAGACAGTGTGTTACAGGATATGATAATGGAAGAGGCGAAAGCATACTATGAAGGCAATCAGGAATTGGATGCAACCGTTCAGGCAATCAAAGCAAAAGTGGATACCTACCGTTCGGAATAA
- a CDS encoding sensor histidine kinase codes for MLLQLRKKLTLLYTFITGLILTMVVVTLAIITSQSNNRQQETLFTNQLMTITNKLQYDSKISQDWLSSMECDNGLMIHIEENQRPLQYIGFSPNATDRSILLERARQKALEESVDSRIPPVSTSLVKSELFTIQGDYHDSYQGMVVVFSVKNSYFSLILLRDITSTQQRIFYQMLLFALADIVGILCLLFANWKFVGKSLEPIRINEEKQHAFIAAASHELRSPLAVINASTDAISSSKDDTEHFITNIKSECRRMSRLIQDLLLLASSKSNAWSLAKEKLDMDTLLLNIFEKYQPLCSSKNIPLKLELPDDSLPVIQGDGERIAHVISIFLDNGIAYAPSGTVLTLRAFVQKHTLTCSVIDHGPGISDEQKEHVFEYFYRSDASRKDKQHFGLGLCVARELTRLSGGRIELTDTPGGGCTFSLVLPLL; via the coding sequence ATGCTGCTGCAATTAAGGAAAAAACTAACATTGCTTTATACTTTTATCACCGGACTGATTCTAACTATGGTAGTCGTTACCCTTGCCATCATTACCAGTCAATCCAATAATCGTCAGCAAGAAACTTTGTTCACGAACCAGCTCATGACAATTACTAACAAACTGCAATATGACTCCAAAATTAGCCAAGACTGGCTTTCCTCCATGGAATGCGACAATGGATTAATGATACATATTGAAGAAAATCAACGACCGCTGCAATATATCGGTTTCTCCCCTAATGCCACTGACCGTTCTATCCTTCTGGAACGTGCACGTCAAAAGGCTTTGGAAGAATCTGTAGATTCCCGCATCCCCCCAGTTTCCACTTCTTTGGTAAAAAGTGAACTTTTTACCATTCAGGGAGATTATCATGATTCCTATCAGGGGATGGTCGTCGTCTTTTCTGTCAAAAACAGTTACTTTTCTCTCATACTGCTTCGGGATATTACGTCTACTCAGCAGCGTATATTTTATCAGATGCTTCTATTTGCACTGGCCGACATTGTTGGTATTCTCTGCCTTCTGTTCGCCAATTGGAAATTTGTAGGGAAGTCCTTAGAACCTATCCGCATTAATGAAGAAAAGCAACATGCCTTTATTGCTGCTGCTTCCCATGAACTTCGTTCTCCTCTTGCGGTCATCAATGCATCTACAGATGCCATTAGCTCTTCTAAAGATGATACGGAACATTTTATCACTAATATTAAGTCAGAATGCCGCCGAATGTCACGACTGATTCAAGACCTTCTGCTACTTGCCTCATCTAAAAGCAATGCGTGGTCCTTGGCAAAGGAAAAACTGGATATGGATACCTTACTTTTAAATATTTTTGAAAAATATCAGCCCCTCTGTAGTTCAAAAAATATCCCATTAAAGTTGGAATTACCGGACGACAGTCTGCCTGTTATCCAGGGAGATGGCGAACGTATTGCCCATGTTATCTCCATCTTCTTAGACAACGGAATTGCCTATGCCCCTTCCGGGACTGTCCTTACTTTACGGGCATTCGTACAAAAACATACACTCACTTGTTCTGTAATAGACCATGGCCCCGGTATTTCTGATGAACAAAAGGAACATGTTTTTGAATATTTTTATCGTTCTGATGCTTCCCGCAAAGATAAGCAGCACTTTGGTCTGGGATTGTGTGTTGCTAGGGAACTTACAAGACTTTCCGGCGGACGCATCGAACTTACCGATACACCGGGTGGAGGTTGTACTTTTTCCCTTGTACTTCCTCTCCTTTAA
- a CDS encoding response regulator transcription factor → MRILIIEDDPALCDALKSQLENAGYDVDLCSSGTDAPFYIMQKNADLILLDRMLPGIDGLTILKMMRQNQIHTPVILATAMDQIEDRIEGLDCGADDYIVKPYDVKELMARIRALTRRPMQMTSTTTLTYLDLSLDCEQYTINCGETELTLSKKEAALFEYFLKNPEKTLSRELLLSHVWGADCTVEDGNLDNYIHFARKRLKTLKSNAVLKTVHGVGYRLEHI, encoded by the coding sequence ATGCGAATATTAATAATAGAAGATGACCCGGCTCTTTGCGATGCACTCAAAAGTCAATTGGAAAATGCCGGATATGATGTTGATTTATGTAGTAGTGGTACAGATGCCCCTTTTTACATCATGCAGAAAAATGCTGATTTGATTTTACTAGACCGCATGCTTCCCGGCATCGATGGTCTTACCATTCTCAAAATGATGCGCCAAAATCAAATTCATACTCCAGTCATACTGGCTACCGCCATGGATCAGATTGAAGACCGGATTGAGGGATTAGACTGTGGGGCAGATGACTATATCGTGAAGCCCTATGATGTAAAGGAACTGATGGCAAGAATTCGTGCTCTAACCAGACGCCCGATGCAAATGACGAGCACCACAACCCTAACTTATCTGGACTTATCTCTGGATTGCGAACAATATACCATAAACTGTGGCGAAACAGAATTGACTCTCTCAAAGAAGGAAGCAGCTCTCTTTGAGTACTTTTTAAAAAATCCCGAAAAAACCCTTTCTCGCGAATTATTGTTATCCCATGTGTGGGGTGCGGATTGTACCGTAGAGGATGGTAATTTGGACAACTATATTCACTTTGCCCGAAAACGGCTAAAAACATTGAAAAGTAACGCTGTTTTAAAAACAGTCCACGGTGTAGGTTATCGTCTGGAACATATATAG
- a CDS encoding alpha-amylase family glycosyl hydrolase, whose protein sequence is MAQKTDKNLQKQVIYSVYVRNHTEEGTFAAIEPDLDRIRDLGVDIIWFMPIHPIGVEGKKGSLGCPYANKDYRTTNPEYGTMEEFKHLVEAIHAKGMKCIIDVVYNHTSPDSTLLKEHPEFFYRREDGSVGNKIGDWADVIDLDYSNKQLWEYQIASLVQWAQIVDGFRCDVASFVPLEFWKSAREAVSKVNPNCIWLAETVHPGFGIVARKSGFYSALDYEMYEAFDMEYEYDVREVFERYIKGEIQLSHYLDMLNFQEGMYPVNYNKMRYLENHDTARICSYIKDENILLNYTAFLYFLKGTTLIYAGQEFENTHTPSLFEKDMVDFHTGKDISSYLRTLADIKKQKLDSDDSFQAVADDENDIACLVRENACRKKVGIFSMRGKQAEVKVPISDGEYINQIDGQPVQVKDGKLLCTGKPVVLTQEESQ, encoded by the coding sequence ATGGCACAGAAAACAGATAAGAATCTTCAAAAACAGGTGATTTATTCGGTGTATGTTCGAAACCACACAGAAGAGGGGACATTTGCCGCTATTGAGCCGGATCTTGACCGAATTCGGGATTTGGGAGTGGATATCATCTGGTTTATGCCAATTCATCCAATTGGTGTAGAGGGAAAGAAAGGAAGTCTGGGATGTCCTTATGCAAATAAGGATTATCGGACAACGAATCCAGAATATGGAACCATGGAGGAATTTAAACATTTAGTAGAAGCAATTCATGCAAAGGGAATGAAGTGCATCATTGACGTGGTATACAATCATACCTCACCGGATTCCACTTTGTTAAAGGAACATCCGGAATTTTTCTATCGCCGTGAAGATGGAAGTGTTGGAAATAAGATAGGTGATTGGGCAGATGTAATTGACTTGGACTACTCTAATAAGCAGTTGTGGGAATATCAGATTGCATCTTTGGTTCAGTGGGCACAGATTGTAGATGGTTTTCGATGTGATGTAGCTTCTTTTGTACCGTTGGAATTTTGGAAAAGTGCAAGAGAGGCAGTAAGTAAAGTGAATCCCAATTGCATATGGTTGGCAGAGACGGTGCATCCGGGCTTTGGAATTGTTGCGCGTAAGTCGGGTTTTTATTCTGCATTGGATTATGAGATGTATGAAGCCTTTGATATGGAATATGAGTATGATGTGCGGGAAGTCTTTGAACGCTATATAAAGGGAGAAATTCAATTATCACATTATCTGGATATGTTGAATTTTCAAGAGGGAATGTATCCTGTAAATTATAATAAGATGCGTTATTTGGAAAATCATGATACAGCAAGAATCTGTTCTTACATTAAAGATGAGAACATACTGCTTAATTATACGGCGTTCCTTTATTTCTTAAAGGGAACGACATTAATTTATGCAGGGCAGGAATTCGAAAATACACATACGCCAAGTTTGTTTGAAAAGGATATGGTGGATTTTCATACAGGAAAAGATATCAGCAGTTACTTGCGTACACTTGCTGATATTAAAAAACAGAAACTAGACAGTGATGATTCATTTCAGGCTGTTGCAGATGATGAGAATGATATTGCGTGTCTGGTGCGAGAAAATGCCTGTCGAAAGAAAGTGGGTATTTTTAGCATGAGAGGAAAACAGGCAGAAGTGAAGGTTCCGATTTCCGATGGAGAATATATCAATCAGATTGATGGGCAGCCGGTACAGGTAAAGGATGGAAAGTTGTTGTGCACTGGAAAACCAGTTGTACTTACACAAGAGGAGTCACAGTAA